The proteins below are encoded in one region of Limnohabitans sp. 63ED37-2:
- the ftsA gene encoding cell division protein FtsA: MAKEYKDLVVGLDIGTSKVMAVVAEVMPDGQLKIAGLGIAPGNGLKRGVVVNIDATVQSIQQALKEAELMADCKITRVNVGITGSHIRGINSSGMVAIKDKEVTQADLARVMETARAINISSDQRLLLVAPQEFVIDSQEVKEPIGMSGMRLEAKVHIVTGAQSAAENIIKCVRRCGLEVDQLLLNPQSSSLAVLSEDERELGVVCVDIGAGTTDVAIFANGSIRHTAVIPIAGDLITSDIAMALRTPTKDAEDIKVESGYAKQLLADPDAQVEVPGLGDRGPRMLSRQALAGVIEPRIEEIFSLVHQVIRESGYEEVLSSGIVLTGGSAVMPGMIELGEDIFLKPVRRGLPKYSGGLADMVSQPRAATVMGLLEEARLARLRGYKVTQKKSSVNNAFGRFKDFIVGNF, translated from the coding sequence ATGGCAAAAGAGTACAAAGATCTGGTGGTGGGCTTGGACATCGGAACGTCCAAAGTCATGGCTGTGGTGGCCGAGGTGATGCCCGACGGTCAGCTCAAGATTGCCGGGCTGGGCATTGCGCCTGGCAACGGGCTCAAGCGTGGTGTGGTGGTCAACATCGATGCCACCGTGCAAAGCATCCAGCAGGCGCTCAAAGAGGCCGAGCTGATGGCCGATTGCAAGATCACCCGTGTGAACGTGGGTATCACGGGCAGCCATATCCGCGGTATCAACTCCAGCGGCATGGTGGCCATCAAGGACAAGGAAGTCACCCAGGCCGATCTGGCCCGTGTGATGGAGACGGCCCGGGCCATCAACATCTCCAGCGACCAGCGCTTGTTGTTGGTTGCCCCTCAGGAATTCGTGATCGACAGCCAGGAAGTCAAGGAGCCGATTGGCATGAGCGGCATGCGCCTGGAAGCCAAGGTGCACATCGTCACAGGCGCCCAAAGCGCCGCAGAAAACATCATCAAGTGTGTGCGCCGCTGTGGTCTGGAAGTCGACCAGTTGTTGCTCAACCCCCAGTCGTCGAGCCTGGCCGTGTTGTCCGAAGACGAGCGTGAACTGGGTGTGGTGTGTGTGGACATCGGCGCGGGCACCACCGATGTGGCGATTTTTGCCAACGGCTCCATCCGCCACACCGCCGTCATCCCGATTGCCGGTGACCTGATCACCAGCGACATTGCCATGGCCTTGCGCACGCCCACCAAAGATGCTGAAGACATCAAGGTCGAGAGCGGTTACGCCAAACAGCTGCTCGCCGATCCCGATGCCCAGGTGGAAGTGCCCGGCTTGGGTGACCGGGGTCCGCGCATGCTCAGCCGCCAGGCCTTGGCTGGCGTGATCGAGCCGCGCATCGAAGAGATTTTCTCCCTGGTGCACCAGGTCATCCGTGAATCGGGTTACGAAGAAGTGCTGTCCTCGGGCATCGTGCTCACGGGCGGTAGCGCGGTGATGCCGGGCATGATCGAATTGGGCGAAGACATTTTCCTCAAGCCCGTGCGTCGGGGCTTGCCCAAGTATTCCGGAGGCTTGGCCGACATGGTCAGCCAGCCCCGTGCAGCGACCGTGATGGGTTTGCTGGAAGAGGCCCGCTTGGCCCGCTTGCGCGGCTACAAAGTGACCCAAAAGAAAAGCTCTGTGAACAACGCCTTTGGCCGCTTCAAAGACTTCATTGTGGGGAACTTTTGA
- a CDS encoding cell division protein FtsQ/DivIB, whose amino-acid sequence MKKAIPLPTDVRLMNMATALLVLVFVLLALGSGAWWLIRHPNFALQTITVQGEVHRNNAFAFRTHVLPKLEGNFFTIDLAQARQTFESVPWVRVAVVHRDFPNRLRAVLLEHKPMAMWGAEDAGTMINEQGQVFEASLDDADAERLPRMKGPVAESQAVAGMYMALNPRFQALDMEIEWLELTPRGSWRVQTQHGAQIELGRGSRAEILARLDVFLTTLKQVTSRYERGASALAGADLRHKDGYALRLHGVSTVDADNKKKP is encoded by the coding sequence GTGAAAAAAGCCATCCCCTTGCCCACCGATGTTCGGCTCATGAACATGGCCACCGCTTTGCTGGTGCTGGTGTTTGTGTTGCTGGCCTTGGGCAGCGGGGCTTGGTGGTTGATCCGTCATCCCAACTTTGCCCTGCAGACGATCACGGTGCAAGGCGAGGTCCATCGCAACAACGCATTTGCCTTCCGCACGCATGTTTTGCCCAAGTTGGAAGGCAATTTCTTCACCATCGATCTGGCCCAAGCCCGGCAGACCTTTGAGTCGGTGCCTTGGGTGCGGGTCGCTGTGGTGCACCGGGATTTCCCGAACCGTTTGCGGGCCGTCTTGTTGGAGCACAAGCCCATGGCGATGTGGGGTGCCGAAGACGCCGGGACCATGATCAACGAACAAGGCCAAGTGTTTGAGGCCAGTTTGGACGATGCCGATGCAGAGCGCTTGCCCCGCATGAAGGGGCCTGTGGCCGAGTCGCAAGCCGTGGCGGGGATGTACATGGCCTTGAACCCGCGTTTTCAAGCGCTGGACATGGAGATCGAATGGCTGGAGCTGACCCCCCGAGGCAGCTGGCGGGTGCAAACCCAACACGGTGCTCAGATTGAACTGGGACGCGGCAGCCGCGCAGAAATATTGGCACGTTTGGATGTGTTTTTGACAACGTTGAAGCAGGTGACATCCCGTTATGAACGGGGCGCATCGGCTTTGGCAGGCGCGGATTTGCGCCACAAGGATGGCTATGCCTTGCGCTTGCACGGCGTGAGCACGGTGGACGCAGACAACAAGAAAAAGCCTTGA
- a CDS encoding D-alanine--D-alanine ligase → MKPNTSMAQMGKVAVLMGGRSAEREVSLMSGRGVLQALLAAGVDAHAFDPAERHLSELQKDGFQRCFIALHGRFGEDGTVQGALELMGIPYTGSGVMASSIAMDKVMTKRVWQAEGLPVPRQVLVQPAQIDSLSADELIQALGLPLIVKPAREGSSIGVSKVLRAEDVHTALHAAAACDHDILCEQCIVGDEVTCPVLGAGDEARALPVIRIVAPEGNYDYQNKYFTDDTQYLVPCGLPAQEEADIQALVRRAYQTLGCRGWGRIDVMIDGKTRQPYLLEINTSPGMTGHSLVPMSAASEGMSYEALCCHLLASAQLDYQGVAA, encoded by the coding sequence ATGAAGCCCAACACTTCCATGGCCCAGATGGGCAAAGTCGCTGTGCTGATGGGGGGGCGCTCGGCCGAGCGCGAGGTCTCCCTCATGTCGGGCCGTGGTGTGCTCCAAGCCTTGTTGGCCGCAGGGGTGGATGCCCACGCCTTTGATCCGGCAGAGCGCCATCTGAGCGAGCTTCAGAAAGATGGATTCCAGCGCTGCTTCATTGCCTTGCATGGCCGCTTTGGCGAAGACGGCACGGTGCAAGGCGCCCTGGAGTTGATGGGCATACCGTACACCGGATCGGGTGTGATGGCGTCCAGTATCGCCATGGACAAGGTCATGACCAAACGCGTCTGGCAGGCCGAGGGTTTGCCAGTGCCGCGCCAAGTGCTGGTGCAGCCTGCACAAATCGACAGCTTGTCGGCAGACGAGCTCATCCAGGCGCTGGGCTTGCCCCTGATCGTCAAGCCTGCACGCGAAGGCTCCTCCATTGGTGTGAGCAAGGTGCTGCGGGCCGAAGACGTGCACACCGCATTGCACGCTGCGGCCGCTTGTGACCACGACATCCTGTGCGAGCAGTGCATTGTGGGTGACGAAGTCACCTGCCCGGTGCTGGGCGCAGGCGACGAAGCCCGCGCCTTGCCCGTGATCCGTATCGTGGCCCCCGAAGGCAATTACGACTACCAAAACAAATACTTCACCGACGACACACAGTACCTCGTGCCCTGCGGTTTGCCTGCTCAGGAGGAGGCAGACATTCAAGCCTTGGTGCGCCGGGCTTACCAGACATTGGGTTGCAGGGGTTGGGGCCGCATCGACGTGATGATCGATGGCAAAACCCGCCAGCCTTATTTGTTGGAGATCAACACCTCCCCCGGCATGACCGGGCATTCGCTGGTGCCCATGTCGGCTGCGTCCGAAGGCATGTCGTATGAAGCGCTGTGCTGCCATTTGCTGGCCTCGGCCCAATTGGACTACCAGGGAGTTGCTGCGTGA
- the murC gene encoding UDP-N-acetylmuramate--L-alanine ligase has product MKHAIRKIHFIGVGGSGMSGIAEVLLNLGYQISGSDLSDSATLQRLTALGIQTHVGHSAGNVQDADAVVTSTAVKADNPEVLGARARHIPIVPRAVMLAELMRMKQGVAIAGTHGKTTTTSLVASVLAEAGLDPTFVIGGRLNSAGANAKLGTGDYIVVEADESDASFLNLLPVMAVVTNIDADHMETYGHDLAKLKAAFVEFLHRMPFYGTAIVCSDDPGVQSIVDDIARPVTTYGLNEGAQVRAVDVQAQNGQMHFTVQRRNGVTLPDMPIVLNLPGVHNVLNALAAISVAVELGVDDAAVQRALAQFKGVGRRFQRYGDVPTADGQGRFTVIDDYGHHPVEMAATLAAARGAFPGRRLVLAFQPHRYSRTRDCFEDFVKVIGQGCDSVLLSEVYAAGEAPIVAADGRSLARALRVAGKVEPVFVDQIADMPQAVMRNARDGDVLICMGAGSIGGTPAQVVALAAKAQEVSA; this is encoded by the coding sequence ATGAAACACGCCATCCGAAAAATTCATTTCATCGGTGTCGGTGGCTCGGGCATGAGCGGCATTGCCGAAGTCTTGCTCAATCTGGGGTATCAGATCTCCGGCTCCGATTTGTCCGACAGCGCCACGCTGCAGCGTTTGACGGCCTTGGGCATCCAGACCCATGTCGGCCACAGTGCAGGCAATGTCCAAGACGCCGATGCCGTGGTGACATCAACCGCCGTGAAAGCCGACAACCCCGAGGTGTTGGGCGCGAGGGCGCGTCACATCCCCATCGTGCCGCGGGCTGTGATGCTGGCCGAGCTCATGCGCATGAAGCAGGGCGTGGCCATTGCCGGCACACACGGAAAAACCACCACCACCAGCCTGGTGGCCAGCGTGCTGGCCGAGGCTGGACTGGACCCCACCTTTGTGATAGGTGGCCGCCTAAACAGCGCAGGCGCCAATGCCAAGCTGGGCACGGGCGACTACATCGTGGTGGAAGCCGACGAGTCGGACGCTTCGTTTTTGAACCTCTTGCCCGTGATGGCGGTGGTGACCAACATCGACGCGGACCACATGGAAACCTATGGCCACGACCTGGCCAAGCTCAAAGCCGCGTTTGTGGAGTTCTTGCACCGCATGCCTTTTTACGGTACGGCCATCGTCTGCTCGGACGACCCCGGTGTGCAGTCGATCGTGGACGACATCGCCCGCCCTGTGACCACCTATGGTTTGAACGAAGGCGCCCAGGTGCGTGCGGTGGACGTGCAGGCTCAAAACGGGCAGATGCATTTCACAGTGCAAAGGCGCAATGGGGTGACACTGCCCGACATGCCCATCGTGTTGAATTTGCCGGGTGTTCACAACGTGCTCAACGCTTTGGCGGCCATTTCGGTGGCTGTTGAGTTGGGTGTGGATGATGCCGCTGTGCAACGCGCTTTGGCCCAGTTCAAGGGCGTGGGCAGACGCTTTCAGCGTTATGGCGATGTGCCCACGGCCGATGGCCAAGGCCGCTTCACCGTCATCGACGATTACGGTCACCACCCGGTCGAGATGGCGGCCACGCTGGCCGCAGCCCGTGGTGCATTCCCTGGCCGCCGCCTGGTGTTGGCGTTCCAGCCGCACCGCTACAGCCGCACGCGTGATTGTTTTGAAGACTTTGTCAAAGTCATTGGCCAAGGTTGCGACAGCGTCTTGTTGTCCGAGGTCTACGCCGCAGGCGAAGCGCCCATCGTGGCTGCAGACGGTCGCTCATTGGCCCGCGCCCTGCGCGTGGCGGGCAAGGTCGAGCCCGTGTTTGTGGATCAGATTGCCGACATGCCCCAAGCCGTGATGCGCAATGCGCGTGATGGCGATGTGCTCATTTGTATGGGTGCAGGCTCCATTGGTGGCACCCCAGCGCAGGTGGTGGCCTTGGCCGCCAAGGCCCAAGAGGTGAGCGCATGA
- the murG gene encoding undecaprenyldiphospho-muramoylpentapeptide beta-N-acetylglucosaminyltransferase: MTQKCALVMAGGTGGHIFPGLAVAEALREAGWRVHWLGAPNSMESQLVPPRGFTFEAVDFGGVRGKGLATLAFLPLKLLRAFWQSLQVVRRVQPDVVLGLGGYITFPGGMMASLWGKPLVLHEQNSVAGLANKVLAQLADRVFTAFPGVFKTGQWVGNPLRQAFTQQAAPAERFAGRSGPLRVLVVGGSLGAKALNDIVPQALALMPLASRPTVIHQSGAKQIDALRANYEAAGVQAELTPFIDDTASAFAQADLVICRAGASTVTELAAVGVAALFVPFPFAVDDHQTTNAQFLVASGGGWLVPQAELTAQNLAERLTALSRDTLQDVAQKAHAQKKTNATREVVMACEELAA, encoded by the coding sequence ATGACACAAAAATGCGCACTGGTCATGGCGGGTGGCACCGGGGGGCACATCTTCCCGGGCCTGGCTGTGGCCGAGGCCTTGCGTGAAGCCGGTTGGCGCGTGCACTGGTTGGGCGCACCCAACAGCATGGAAAGCCAGCTGGTTCCGCCGCGTGGTTTCACCTTTGAAGCGGTGGACTTTGGTGGTGTGCGCGGCAAAGGCTTGGCCACACTGGCCTTCTTGCCACTCAAGCTGCTGCGTGCTTTTTGGCAAAGCCTGCAGGTTGTGCGCCGGGTCCAACCCGATGTGGTGCTGGGCCTGGGCGGCTACATCACCTTCCCGGGCGGCATGATGGCCAGTCTGTGGGGCAAGCCTCTGGTGCTGCACGAGCAAAACTCGGTGGCGGGCCTGGCCAACAAGGTGCTGGCGCAATTGGCCGACCGTGTTTTCACCGCCTTCCCCGGCGTATTCAAAACCGGCCAATGGGTGGGCAATCCGCTGCGCCAGGCTTTCACCCAGCAGGCTGCACCCGCCGAACGCTTTGCCGGGCGCAGCGGCCCCTTGCGGGTGCTGGTGGTGGGCGGCAGCTTGGGGGCCAAGGCCTTGAATGACATCGTGCCGCAGGCCTTGGCCTTGATGCCGCTGGCCTCGCGCCCAACGGTGATTCACCAAAGCGGCGCCAAACAAATTGACGCGCTGCGGGCCAACTACGAAGCTGCAGGCGTCCAAGCCGAATTGACCCCCTTCATCGACGACACGGCCAGCGCCTTTGCGCAGGCCGATCTGGTGATCTGCCGCGCTGGCGCCAGCACCGTGACCGAGTTGGCCGCGGTGGGTGTGGCCGCCTTGTTCGTGCCCTTCCCATTTGCGGTTGACGACCACCAGACCACCAATGCGCAGTTCTTGGTGGCCTCGGGTGGCGGCTGGCTGGTGCCGCAGGCCGAGTTGACGGCACAAAACCTGGCCGAGCGCCTGACGGCCTTGAGCCGCGACACATTACAAGACGTGGCGCAAAAAGCCCACGCACAGAAAAAAACAAATGCGACCAGGGAGGTTGTGATGGCTTGTGAGGAGTTGGCGGCATGA
- the ftsW gene encoding putative lipid II flippase FtsW: MTFPQRLQQSVAGLFHRFSGSGMGSSSQGLPVNLGEYGMAGRINGRPARMQSVDQALVWVVVALLLWGMVMVYSASIAMPDNPRFSRYSNTHFLTRHVISMGVGCIMALLVFQVRMETWEKVARPLFVFSLILLALVLIPFIGKGVNGARRWISFGVMNFQPSELAKLATIIYAADYMVRKMDVKEKFFKAVLPMGAAVGLAGVFLLAEPDMGAFMVIATIAMGILFLGGVNARMFFLILGILVLAFVIMIAESPWRRERIFAYLDPFSAEHALGKGYQLTHSLIAIGRGEVWGVGLGGSVEKLHWLPEAHTDFLLAVIGEEFGLVGVTLVIGLFLWLSRRIMVIGRQSIALEKVFSGLVAQGVGIWIGFQAFINMGVNLGALPTKGLTLPLMSYGGSAIMMNLVAIAIVLRIDAENKQMMRGGRA; the protein is encoded by the coding sequence ATGACTTTCCCGCAACGCCTTCAGCAATCTGTTGCTGGCCTGTTCCACCGCTTCTCTGGGAGTGGGATGGGTTCGAGCTCGCAGGGCTTGCCGGTGAATCTGGGCGAGTACGGCATGGCCGGTCGCATCAATGGTCGTCCTGCCCGCATGCAAAGCGTGGACCAAGCCTTGGTCTGGGTGGTGGTGGCCTTGCTGCTTTGGGGCATGGTCATGGTGTATTCGGCCTCGATTGCGATGCCGGACAACCCGCGTTTTTCGCGCTACAGCAACACCCATTTCCTCACACGCCATGTGATTTCCATGGGGGTGGGTTGCATCATGGCCCTGCTGGTCTTTCAGGTGCGCATGGAGACCTGGGAAAAAGTGGCCCGTCCCTTGTTTGTGTTTTCTTTGATCTTGTTGGCCTTGGTGTTGATTCCTTTCATCGGCAAAGGTGTGAACGGTGCACGGCGCTGGATTTCCTTTGGTGTCATGAACTTCCAGCCGTCTGAATTGGCCAAGCTGGCCACCATCATTTATGCCGCCGATTACATGGTGCGCAAGATGGACGTGAAGGAGAAATTCTTCAAAGCCGTGCTGCCCATGGGCGCAGCGGTGGGCCTGGCGGGTGTGTTCTTGCTGGCCGAGCCGGACATGGGCGCCTTCATGGTGATCGCCACCATCGCCATGGGCATCTTGTTCCTGGGTGGCGTGAATGCCCGGATGTTCTTCCTGATTTTGGGCATTCTGGTCCTGGCCTTTGTGATCATGATCGCCGAGTCGCCTTGGCGCCGGGAGCGGATCTTTGCGTATCTCGATCCTTTCAGTGCCGAACATGCGCTGGGCAAGGGCTACCAGTTGACGCACTCCTTGATCGCGATTGGCCGCGGCGAGGTCTGGGGTGTGGGCCTGGGCGGCAGTGTCGAAAAACTCCATTGGTTGCCCGAAGCCCACACCGACTTTTTGTTGGCCGTGATTGGTGAAGAGTTTGGCTTGGTCGGTGTGACCTTGGTGATTGGTCTGTTCTTGTGGCTCAGCCGCCGCATCATGGTGATTGGGCGACAGTCGATTGCGCTGGAAAAAGTGTTTTCCGGCCTGGTAGCACAAGGCGTGGGCATTTGGATCGGCTTTCAGGCCTTCATCAACATGGGTGTGAACCTAGGCGCCTTGCCCACCAAGGGCTTGACATTGCCACTGATGAGTTACGGAGGCTCGGCCATCATGATGAACTTGGTGGCCATTGCCATCGTGCTGCGCATCGACGCCGAAAACAAACAAATGATGCGCGGAGGCCGGGCATGA